CTGGCGGAGGCGAATGCGGCGAGTTTGAAGACCTTTGGTCCCATCCGAGTCGTCGTGGGCGATGCCGACCAGAGCTACCAGAAGAACGTCGCCTTCCACGACCTGCTCACAAGCCTTGGCATCCCCCACGAGTACAGGATGGTTCCGCAAGCCTCGCACGAAATACCGAAGCTGGTCGCGGGACTGGGCGACAACCACTGGGCCTTCTACCGTAAATTGTTTGGAGCGCCCTGATGAATGAAGCCGCCTGCCTCCGTGTGCCCGTCCACGCTGGCCGTCAGCAGCGTGACGAAAGCCCTCACGCGTGACGTCGTGCATCAAGGCTTGCCTGCTCGAGCGGGCCGACACGGAACCCCTCGGCGGACCTGGCGCATCGGCCTCCTCAGCGTGGGGGCCTGGCTCTTTCTCGCCACGCCTCTGGTAGCGGAGGCCGGGAAACTCATGAATCCAGCGGTCGAGGCGCGTCTGCCTGGGATCACCCTCCAGTTGCCGCCGGGCTTCGCCCTGGCGTCGGACTCCGAGGAATCGATTCCGTCGGCGATTCCAGGTGGCGAACCGGCAGTGGAGCGCTTTCGGCGTTACGCGAACGCCACGGGTGGCGCCATTCACCTGTTCCACTTCCAAGGTCCCCCCCTCCGCGACCGGGGGCCAATGGCCTATGCGGAGACCTGGCAGCTGCAGGTGGCGGGTCAGACGGTGAGCGCCGGCCGCACCTCGCATTTCTTCGGTCGACCACAGGAGGTGCTGGTGGCGCACCTGCAGCACCCTGCCACCAAGCAAGCACGTTACATGCTGTACACCACCGGCCTGGACCGAGGGACCTTCGATCGCATGCTGCAGGGCCTGAAGTTCGAGCCGCCGAGAGCGTTGCCATCCCCCTAGCCACGTCTCCGCCTGACCGAGTGAGACGCCCCGAAACCAGGCCCCCACATACAACCCCTGAACAGGCGGTGATTCGCGCACGCAGAGCAAGGCTCGGGGCGATGCATGCCCCATGCCTCCTTCCCTCCACCACGAAGCGCTGCTTGCCCTGCTGCGAGATGCACCCGAACTCATCACCGCTCACATCCGGGCCCTCGACGACAGCGTGCGGGCCGATGGTCCCGTGCGCGTGGTGGATTCGACGCTCACGGCCCCACTTCCTGCCGAACGGCGCGCCGACATGGTGTTGATTTCGGGGCCAGAGCAAGCCCCAGACCTCGCCATCGTGGTCGAGGTCCAGTTGCGTGTGGACCTGCGCAAGCGCAAGAGCTGGCCGACCTACGTCGCGGCGCTCCACGCCCGCCACGACTGTCCTGTTGCGCTCGTCGTCGTCACGCCAGACGCCCACGTCGCCCGCTGGGCCTCCCTCCCCATCCCGCTAGGACCGGGCGGCAGCCAGGTTGTTCCGCTGGTGCTGGGCCCTGAGGGTGACGTGGAGGCGCCCGGCGCTGAGGCGCACGCCGCTGTTTTACGGGCCCTGGTGACCTGCCGAGGTCCGGACGATCGGCCGATGCTGACAGCGGCTCTCGCTGCCCTGGAGGCGTTGCCTGAGGACCTTCGCGTCGGCTACCATGAGATGCTGCTGCTGGCTCTGGCTTCGCCGTTGTCCCTGACCCCCGAGGTAAAAATGGCCCTGAATGACATTTCCGGCTGGATCGAACTCGCGAAGAAGCGCATCGAGAAGGAGGGGCTTGAACGCGGGATGGCGCGTGGGATGGAGCAAGGGCTCGAGCAGGGGCTTCAACAGGGGCTTCAACAGGGGCTTCAACAAGGCCGCAAGCAAGAGGTTCTGCGCGTCGTGACGCTTCAACTCGGACGCCGCACGGGGCTGCCTGGCCCCGAGGGGCTCCAGCAATTGGAGGCGCTGAGCATCGAGGAACTGGAAACCCTCTGCGGAGACCTGCTGGATTTCGGGAGGCCTGAAGACTTGACCAATTGGCTGGCAGCGAGACCCTCCGGTGGCAGCGCGAGCACGACCGACCAACGGCCACCCGCGTGAGCCGTTCGGCGGCGATCGCCTCACTCCCGCCCAAGCGCCCGTAGCAGCGCCGCCCGGGCCGTCGCCAGGTTGAAGCGCTCCTGAATCCCTTGCGCCCGGGCGCTGGCGTGGGCCAGCTGCGCATCGCCGAGTTCCAAAATCGAGCCGAGGCCCGCCGCGTAGCGTCCCTCGGCCAGCTGGAGCTGACGCCAGGCCGCCTGGGTGGCCGCATCGGCGGCCTGGGTGGCCGCCCGCGCGGTGGCCACGCGCAGTTGCGCTTGCCCGACCGCCAGCCGCACCTGCTGCCGCAAGCCTTCGGCTTCAGCCCGAACAGCCTCCAAGCTGGCCCGCGACGCCTCGGCCTGAGCCTCACGCTGACCACTGGTGTAGAGGGGCCAGCTCAATCCCACGCCGAGATTCCAGAAGTTGTTGGGGGTGCCGACAGGCGAGCCGTTGGTCCCCGCCCCGGCGCTGGCCCGCAGGCCAGGTAGGGTGGCACGCTCGGCGGCCTCCAAGGTCAGCAACTGGGCCTGCACGCGGGCCTCGAGGGCGGCCACGTCGGGACGATTGGCCAGTGCCTCGGCCACCAGCGCCGCCAGCGGGTGCTCTTCACCCGCCACGGGGGGCATCGAGGCCGGCGCGAGCCTGAAACCATCGGCCGGCGGCCGCCCCATGGCCTGGGCCAGCTGGGCTCGGGCCAGCTGCAGGCCACTGTCGGCATTGATCAGGTCCAGGCGCGCCCGGGCCAGATCGCGCGTGGCTTGCGCGAGTTCGATCGGGGCCCTGGATCCCACCTCCACCAGACTGCGCACGCGCCCCTCCTGCCGCTGCCGGTTGGCGACGGTGTCGCGTGCCACGCCGAGCAGCGCCTCGCTGGCCTGCGCCGCGAAATAAGCGGTGCGCACCTGCAGCACCACCTCCTGCTCCGTGCCGCGCACGTTCCGGGCCTGCGCCTCGGCCTGACTGGCGGAGGCCTGCGCCCGACGCCACCCCTGGCCAAAGTCGAAGAGCAGCTGGTCCGCGGAAAGGCCCGCCGCATAGGTACCCAGGTTCGTGACGGGCACGCCCACCTGGTTCACGTTTTGCCGGGCCGGGCCAAGCTGGTAGCTGGTGGCGAGCGAGAGTTGCGGCCCCAGCACGCCCTCGGCCTGGCGAACCCCTGCCCGAGCACCCGCCAGGTCAGCCCGGGCCCGCGCCAGTTGCGGCTGATGGGACAATGCCAGCGAAACCGCCTGCTCCAGCGTCAAGGTCGGGGCAGCAGGCGCGGCGAGCACCGCCACGGGAGCCAGCAGGGCCCCGGCCAGGGACAAGGCTATCACGATGCGCATCACTCGAACCTCAGGGCGTCGATCGGTTTCAGGCGAGCGGCCTTCAGGGCAGGGTAAAGCCCGAAGGCCACCCCGACCACCGCCGCGAAGGCGACCGCCAGCACCGCCACCCCCGGCGAAAAGGTAACGGGCCAGCCGAACTGGCTGCCGAGCGTCTTGCCGACCCCATAGCCGGTGCCCAGGCCCACCAGCCCACCAATGGCCGACAGCACCACCGCCTCGATCAGGAACTGCTGCAGGATGTGCGCCGGGCGGGCCCCAAGCGCCATCCGGAGGCCGATCTCGCGCGTTCGCTCCGTCACGGAGACCAGCATGATGTTCATGATGCCGATGCCGCCGACCAGCAGGCTGACGGCCGCGATGCTGGCCAGCAGCAGAGTGAAGGTCCGTGACCCCTCCTGGCTGGCGGCCGCGTACTCGGACAGGTTCCGGATCGTGAAGTCGTCTTCCTCGCCCGGCGGCAACCGGTGCCGATCGCGCAGCAGGGCCGTGACCGCCGCCTCGGTGCGCGCCATCTCGGACGCGGAACGCGCCTGCACCAGCACGCTGCCCCCGACGAAACGGCCCGATCCACCCTGGATCCGCGTCAGGAAGGTGGTGTAGGGCACGACCACGACATCGTCCTGGTCCTGTCCGATGGCCGACTGCCCTTTGCGCGCCAGCAGGCCCACCACCCGAAACGGCACGTTGCGAATCATGACGATCTGCCCGACCGGGTCATAGCCGGCTCCGAACAGCGCATCCGCCACCACCGCGCCCACCACCGCCACCGCCGCGCGTCCCTCGACCTCCGCGTCGGTGAAAAAGGCGCCCGACTGGATGCGCCAGTTGCGAATGGGAAAGAAGGCCTCGTTGGCCCCCGTGATGGTCGTGGCCCAGTTTTGCCCCTGGCAGACCACCTGAGCCCCCGCCCGCAACTGGGGCGAGGTGGCGGCCACGGCGGGAATGTCGCGTTTCAAGGCCCGGACATCGTCCCAGGTCAGCGTCGAGGCTGAGCCGGCCGCCCCGCGCACGCCGGAACCGGATGACGACGATCCGGGCACGAGCACCATCAGGTTCGAGCCCATGGTCGCGAACTGGGCCTGAACCTGGGCCTTGGCGCCCTCCCCGATGGCCACCATCGCGATCACGGCTCCGACGCCGATGATCACGCCCAGCACCGTCAGGAAGGAGCGCAGCTTGTTGCGCAACAGCGCCTTGAGGGCGATGCGGACGGTCTGCCACAGCGTCATGCCGCGCCTCCCGCCTGGCCCAGTTCCCGCGGCGCCTGGCGCTCATCCGAGAAGACGCGGCCATCGCGCATCACGATCACCCGACCGGCGCAGGCCGCGATGTCGGCCTCGTGCGTCACCATCACCAGCGTGATGCCGTTGCGCCAGAGCGCCTGGAACAGCGCCATGATCTCGACCGAAGTGCGCGAATCGAGCGCCCCGGTGGGCTCGTCGGCCACGATCAGGCGCGGACGAGTGACCAGCGCCCGGGCGATCGCCACCCGCTGCTGCTGCCCACCTGAGAGTTGATTGGGGTGGTGATGGGCCCGAGATGCCAGGCCGACGCGGTCGAGCGCTTCCAGCGCCCGCGTGCGTCGTTCCCGGGCAGGCACCCCCGCGTACACCAGCGGCAATTCGACGTTCTCGAGGGCGGACGTGCGCGGCAGCAGGTTGAAGCTCTGAAACACGAAGCCCAGGGCCTGGTTGCGCAGGTCCGCCAGGGCGGCGGCGTCGAGTCGGGAGACGTCCCGTCCGGCCAGCTCGTAACGGCCCGCATCCGGCTGGTCCAGGCAACCGATCACGTTCATCAAGGTGCTCTTGCCGGACCCGGAAGCCCCCATGACCGCGACGAACTCTCCCTCGGCGATCGTCAGCGACACATCGTCGAGAGCCCGCACCACGGAATCACCCGCCCCGTAGGCGCGTCGGAGGTTGCTCAGTTGCAAGAGTGGAGCGGCCATGGACGCGTCAGAACCTCATGCGAGGCCCGCCGGAGCGCGCTCGGCCCGCCCCGCCTCCGGCGGCTCCGTCGCCCGCGGCTTCCGTCACCACCGCGTCGCCCGCCTGCAAATCCCCGCTCACGATCTCGGTCTGGCTGCCGTCCGTGATGCCCGTCTGGACCGGTACGGCAACGGGCTCCCCGCCACGCAGCACCCAGACGCGGCGGCGGGTGGGGTCTTCCGAGAGCTTCTGGCGGCGCGGCCTGACGCCCCCTTCACCACGCTCCTCGCCGGCCGGAGAGAAGCGCAGGGCCGCGTTCGGCACACGCAGGGCCTCTTTCTGCGCGGCCCAGGTGAAGGCCACATTGGCCGTCATGCCGGGCCGCAGCTTGAAGGCCGCGTTGTCGACGTCGATCACGGCATCGTAGGTGACGACGTTCTGCTCCGTTCGCGCCGCATTGCGAAGCTGGCGCACCTTGCCCAAGAAAGGCTCGCCGGGATAGGCCGCCACCGTGAACTCGGCGGGCATGCCGGCGCGGATCTTGCCGACATCGGCTTCCGAGATGGCGGCCAGCACCTGGGCCTTGCGCAGGTCCTGGGCAATCTGAAACAGCGTCGGGGCCTGCAGCGAGGCCGCCACCGTCTGTCCGACGTCGACGGAGCGGGCAATCACCGTGCCGTCGATCGGCGAGGCAATCGTCGTGTAGGCCAGGTTGAGCCGCGCCTGGGCCGCCTGCGCCCCAGCCTGCGACACCTGGGCCCGCGCGGCCTCCACCTGGGCCCGCGTCACGTCCGCGCTGGCCTGGGCCGCGTCGAGGTCGGCCCGGGCGATCAGGCGGCGCCCCCACAGGGTCTCAGAGCGCGCCAGCTGTCGAGCGGCCTGCTCCGCGTCGATGCGGGCCCGCGCCAGCGCGCTGCGGGCCGACACCTCGGACGCTTCGGCCCTTGCCAGTTCCGCTTCGAAGAGGCGCGGGTCGAGCCGGGCCAGGGTCTGCCCCTTGCGCACGGTGTCATTGAAGTCGACATACAGATTCGCGATGCGGCCGGACACCTGGCTGCCCACCTGCACCGTGACCAGCGCCGAGACGGTGCCGGCGGCCGACACCTTGGCCTCGATGGGGCCTCGTTCGGCGATCGCCGTGGTGTACGAAGGCCGCGGCGCGCCACCCGCCTGCGTCCACCAGAGCCCGACCGCTCCCCCCACCGTCAGGCACACGGCCCCGATCCACATCCAACGCGCCACGACGTCCCTCTGCCCGATCGGGCCTTGCTGCTTCCTCCCCATTCGACCCCGAGGCGCCGGTGGTGTCAAACGACGGAGGCGCCAGGCGGCCCCCCAAGAGAGCTGGTTAATCCGCCGCTCAAGGCTGATGACACCGGGTGGCCGCGCCAGGCAGGCCCGCGAGGCCCGAACCTCACGGCCATACGCAATTTTCCAAGCACTGACGCCCGGATGGGATTGTGCTAGGGTGGCGTCTGTCGTCGCCCGTCACTCAACGCTGAGGAGGCCTCTCGTGCGCGCTGCCGTTCTCCACGGTCCTATGGACCTCCGCATCGAGGAAGTGCCGGATGCCACCCTGAAGGCCCCGACGGACGTGCTGCTGCGCGTCACCCACGCCTGCATCTGCGGCAGCGACCTTTGGCCCTACCGCCACGGCGGCCGCCCGGCGGGCTCGCGCATGGGACACGAACTGCTCGGCCGCGTCGAGGCGGTCGGCAGCGAGGTGCGACACTTCGCGGTGGGCGACTGGGCGATCGCCCCGTTCACCTATTCCGACGGCACCTGCGACTTCTGCCACGACGGCCTGACCACCTCATGCCGTCACGGCGGCTTCTGGGGCGGACTCGAGCAGGATGGTGGTCAGGGCGAAGCCGTGCGCGTGCCGCTGGCCGATGGCACGCTGCTCAAGCTGCCCCCCGAGGTGGTGCACGACGACGCGCTGTTGCGCGCCTTGCTGCCGCTGACGGATGTGATGGGCACCGGTCATCACGCCGCGCGCATGGCCGGCGTGGGGCCCGGGTCCACGGTGGCCGTCGTGGGCGATGGCGCGGTCGGGCTGTGCGGGGTGCTGGCGGCCCGGCGCCTCGGGGCGGAGCGCATCATCATGCTGGGGCGCAACCCGGAGCGGCTGGCGATCGCCCGTCGGTTCGGCGCGACGGACGAGGTCACGGTGCGCGGTGAGGACGCCGCGCAGGCCGTCCAGGAACTGACCAACGGGGGCGCTCGCCACGTGCTGGAATGCGTGGGCACCAGCGAATCGATGCGCACGGCGATCGGCGCGGCCCGCCCCGGCGGCACCGTCGGCTACGTCGGCGTCCCGCACGGGGAGGCCCCTGGCTTGCTGGGCCTGTTCAGCGCGAACATCGGCCTGCGCGGGGGCATTGCCCCGGTGCGGGCCTACATGCCCGAACTGCTCGCGGACGTGCTGGCCGGCCAGCTCGACCCGGGGCCCGTGCTCGACATGGTGGTCGACCTGGCCGGGGTGCCGGAGGGCTACCGCGCGATGGACGAGCGGCGCGCGATCAAGGTGCTGGTGCAGGTCTCGGCGGGATAAAGGCGAGGAGTCGCGCGTGCAGCTGGAACTGAGCGGTCTGAAAACCCTGGTGATGGCGGAACAGGCGCCGCCCGATGCCCCACTGCTGGTGGCCATGCACGGCATCGGGGCGGACGAGGGCGACCTGGTGCCGCTCTACGCCCCCTGGGCCACCCGCGCCGTGCTGGTCTTCCCGCGCGCCCCTCACCCCTACCCACCCGGGCACGCCTGGTATGCACTGCACCGCCCGGGTCACCCGGTGGCGGACTCCTTTCGTGCGACCCAGCAGCGTCTGAGCGAGTGGCTCGCGGCGCTGCGCGCCCTGCCCGGCATGGCGACGCGCCCGGTCTACCTCTCGGGCTTCAGCCAGGGCGCTTTCGTGGCGCTGTCCTACGGGCTTCACCACCCGCAGGAGGTGGCCGGCGTGCTGGCCTTCAGCGGCCTGTTGCCGCGCGGCTTGCCGGCAGACTGGCCCTCCCCACCGCCCGAAGCCCGCGCGCTGCCGGTCTTCCTGACGCTCGGGATGCTGGATCCACTCTTCCCGACGGCCTGGCTGGAGGAGAGCGTGGCCCAGTTGCGCGCCTGGGGCCTGAACCCGACCGTCGTGCCGCACCCGGGCGGCCACGAGATCCCGCCTCTGGCCCAGGCCGCCGCCCAGGCCTGGCTCGCGGGACGCCTGGCCGTGAGCCCGGAAGCGCCCGTCAGGTCTTAGCCTGCTTGCAACGCACCCCATCGCGCAGTTCGCGAGCGGCCCCCTGAAGCCGAGGTCAAGCCGCCGTTACCTCAATACCCACCACGTTGCGCTGCTCGCGACTGAATCAGCCCACCCGCGCCGGCTCGAAGACCAGCACGCGCCCCCAGGTGGGATAGAGCGTCGCGGCTGCCGGGCGATCGCGACGCACCGGGAAGCGCTCGCCCGGATTCAGCAGGTCGACCCAGTGCCCCTCGTGCCCGTCCAGCGGCTCCAACGTCAGGGTCACCGGGCGCTCCGAGGCATTGACGGCCACGCGGGCCGCGGACGTCCCGTAACGGCGCTCGAAGACCAGTTGTTCGGGCGTCGCAGCCAGTGACCGGTAATCGCCCCGTCGCAACGCCGGGACCTGACCGCGCAGGCGGGTCAGGCGGGCGATCGCCCGGGCCAGCTCGTGGTTCTGCCGCGCATCCCCCGCCTGGGGCGGCTGCAGCGCCGGTCGCAGCGGGGCATCCGTGTGCTTGCCCTTCTTGCCGGGCAACGCCCACTCGCTGCCGTAGTAGACCGACGGCACCCCCGGCATCGTGAACAGCAGCACGTGCAGAGGAAACAGGTGGGCCGGGCGTTTCAGCAGACTGGCGATGCGGTCGACGTCGTGGTTGTCGGCAAAGCTGTAGAGGGGCAAGCCCCGATAGACCCCGCTCGGCCCGAACTGGCGCTCCAGCGCGTGCGCGATCCGGCCGTAATCGCGGGCGTTGTGGGCCTTGTGCAGGCCATCGTAGGCCTCGTAGTTGGTGGTCGCATCGAGCGCCTGCGGGTTGGCCCACTGGCTGTAGTCGCCATGCACCACCTCGCCCATCAGCCAGAAGTCGGGCCGCAGGGCCTTGCAATGGGCCGCCAGGTCGCGCAGGAAGTCGAGGTCCATCACGTCCGCCGCATCGAGCCGCAGGCCGTCGATGTCGAAGGTCCGGATCCAGAACGTCACGGCCTCGAACAGGTGGTCGCGCACGGCCGGCTGCGTCAGGTCGAGCTTGACCAGGTCATGATGCCCCGCCCAGGTATCGTAATCGAAGGCGTCGCCGGCCGGGTTGCCGCGATCGAAGCGCAGCCCCTTGAACCAGGGGGCGAAGGCCGAGCGCGCGCCGTGGGCCTGCAGGTCGCGGAAGGCCGCGTGGCCTCGCCCGACGTGGTTGAGCACGGCATCCAGCAGCACCCGGAAGCCGGCCGCGTGCAGCTCGCGCACCAGCTCAGCCAGCGCCGCGTTGTCGCCGAGCCGCCGGTCGACCCGGAAGTAATCGATGGTGTCGTAGCCGTGCGTGCTCGACTCGAACAGCGGGCCCAGGTAGAGCGTGTTCACACCCAGCGCCTGCCAGTGCGGAATCCAGTCGCGCAGCTGAACCAGGCGATTCACCGGGGCCCGGCGCAGATCCTGTCGGGGCGGGGCCCCCAGGGCACCGAGGGGGTAGAGGTGATAGACGATGGCGTCGTGGGCCCAATCGGCGGACATGGTGGCCTCCGCGAAAAGCCGGCCAGGACCGGCGATCGCATCGGGAAGCCAGCTTCGGCACTGAGCCTCGCACCCGGATGCGGGATACTCCGACCGCGCCATCGCGACCGCTTAATCTGATGATAACATTTCCCGAGCCAAGGCTGAAGGGGGGCGGAGGAGGGCGGCGGCCCGTTTGTTCCGGGCCGGGGACTCAGCGGCGATCGCCCTTCAGCGCAGCCTCCGCAGCCGCGGCGGCGCAGGTACCGGCCCAGCTCAGCCGATCGGCCACCCATTCGAGCTGGGTGATCGCGGCCGCATGGTCGACCGCGCCCTCGCACAGCGCCTCGCGGGCCGAGACCAGGCCCTCCCGGGCATTGTAGAGCGCACTGACGGCGTCATAGCCGAGGCGCTCCGGATCGCGCCACGCCGAGAGCGCCTGCTCGGCGCTGAGCCAGCTGCCGGCCGGGGCCGTGGCATCCGGAGACAACGGCTCGGCGGCCCCCCAGGGGCTGGGGACCCCACGGCCGAGCGCCTGCATGGCCTGGTTGATGGCCTCCAGGGTCTCGGGCGTCCAGGGGGCGGCCAGGGCGGCCGCGATGGCCTCCAGGGTCTCGTCAGGGCTGGGCAAGGGGAACCTCCGGGCTATCTTACGCCTTCACTGATGTGTCGACCAAGCTGACAGCGCATCGCGCGAAAAGAACAGCCACGCGCGCTGTATGGGCAGCGGATGTCGCACGTCATCGCGCCCAACACCAGCCAGGAGACAGTTTACACGGAGGCCACTCAGCCATTGCAAGCCCCAGCTCCGTGACGAAGGAGGCCGGGCCTGCTGGTGAGGCCCACCCTCCGTCCGGAAGCGACAAGAGCGCCTGCGACCTGGTATCGTTCTGGCAAGCCGATCAGCAACCTCGGAGGTGGTCGCATGTCGTCCTTCAAGCTTGAAACCCGACAGGCCCTGGTGACGCTGGCCCTCTCGCTGGGTTTCGTCAGCTGCGCCCCCGCGCCGACGACCACCCCGCCAACTGCCCCGGCGCCCACGCCGAGCGAACTCTCCGCAGCGCCGCCGCCCCTTGCGGCCAGCCCCTCGAGCAGCGGAATGGCCTCGCCGTCCCTTTCTCCCGCCCCGACCCAGACCACCCGCGTGCGTGTTCAGGGTTACGTGACGCGCCAGGGGCAGCGGGTCGCCGGGGCGGCTCTGAGCGCCTACGACCTCGCCACGGGCCAGTCGCTGCCACTCCGTCACGGCGAGACCCCCGCCCACGATGCGGTGGCCACCGGCAGCCTGCGGGCCGACGCCGAGGGCAACTTCGATTTGCTGCTCACGCCCCTGCGGCCGGAGGGCGTGGTCAAGCTGGTGGCCCGGGCCGAGGACCACACCTGGGTCGCCCTGCTGGCTTCACCTTCGTCCCCGGCTGACCGTGGCCTCAACCGCTACCGGCTGCGTCAGGCCGCCACCCCGGCGCCGCCCCTCCAGCTGGTGCTGAGCCCGGCCTCCACCGCGGCAGCCATGGCCTTCGACGGCCTGCTGAAACTG
This genomic stretch from Candidatus Sericytochromatia bacterium harbors:
- a CDS encoding DUF4351 domain-containing protein; this translates as MPPSLHHEALLALLRDAPELITAHIRALDDSVRADGPVRVVDSTLTAPLPAERRADMVLISGPEQAPDLAIVVEVQLRVDLRKRKSWPTYVAALHARHDCPVALVVVTPDAHVARWASLPIPLGPGGSQVVPLVLGPEGDVEAPGAEAHAAVLRALVTCRGPDDRPMLTAALAALEALPEDLRVGYHEMLLLALASPLSLTPEVKMALNDISGWIELAKKRIEKEGLERGMARGMEQGLEQGLQQGLQQGLQQGRKQEVLRVVTLQLGRRTGLPGPEGLQQLEALSIEELETLCGDLLDFGRPEDLTNWLAARPSGGSASTTDQRPPA
- a CDS encoding TolC family protein; translated protein: MRIVIALSLAGALLAPVAVLAAPAAPTLTLEQAVSLALSHQPQLARARADLAGARAGVRQAEGVLGPQLSLATSYQLGPARQNVNQVGVPVTNLGTYAAGLSADQLLFDFGQGWRRAQASASQAEAQARNVRGTEQEVVLQVRTAYFAAQASEALLGVARDTVANRQRQEGRVRSLVEVGSRAPIELAQATRDLARARLDLINADSGLQLARAQLAQAMGRPPADGFRLAPASMPPVAGEEHPLAALVAEALANRPDVAALEARVQAQLLTLEAAERATLPGLRASAGAGTNGSPVGTPNNFWNLGVGLSWPLYTSGQREAQAEASRASLEAVRAEAEGLRQQVRLAVGQAQLRVATARAATQAADAATQAAWRQLQLAEGRYAAGLGSILELGDAQLAHASARAQGIQERFNLATARAALLRALGRE
- a CDS encoding ABC transporter permease, with product MTLWQTVRIALKALLRNKLRSFLTVLGVIIGVGAVIAMVAIGEGAKAQVQAQFATMGSNLMVLVPGSSSSGSGVRGAAGSASTLTWDDVRALKRDIPAVAATSPQLRAGAQVVCQGQNWATTITGANEAFFPIRNWRIQSGAFFTDAEVEGRAAVAVVGAVVADALFGAGYDPVGQIVMIRNVPFRVVGLLARKGQSAIGQDQDDVVVVPYTTFLTRIQGGSGRFVGGSVLVQARSASEMARTEAAVTALLRDRHRLPPGEEDDFTIRNLSEYAAASQEGSRTFTLLLASIAAVSLLVGGIGIMNIMLVSVTERTREIGLRMALGARPAHILQQFLIEAVVLSAIGGLVGLGTGYGVGKTLGSQFGWPVTFSPGVAVLAVAFAAVVGVAFGLYPALKAARLKPIDALRFE
- a CDS encoding ABC transporter ATP-binding protein, with translation MAAPLLQLSNLRRAYGAGDSVVRALDDVSLTIAEGEFVAVMGASGSGKSTLMNVIGCLDQPDAGRYELAGRDVSRLDAAALADLRNQALGFVFQSFNLLPRTSALENVELPLVYAGVPARERRTRALEALDRVGLASRAHHHPNQLSGGQQQRVAIARALVTRPRLIVADEPTGALDSRTSVEIMALFQALWRNGITLVMVTHEADIAACAGRVIVMRDGRVFSDERQAPRELGQAGGAA
- a CDS encoding efflux RND transporter periplasmic adaptor subunit, producing the protein MARWMWIGAVCLTVGGAVGLWWTQAGGAPRPSYTTAIAERGPIEAKVSAAGTVSALVTVQVGSQVSGRIANLYVDFNDTVRKGQTLARLDPRLFEAELARAEASEVSARSALARARIDAEQAARQLARSETLWGRRLIARADLDAAQASADVTRAQVEAARAQVSQAGAQAAQARLNLAYTTIASPIDGTVIARSVDVGQTVAASLQAPTLFQIAQDLRKAQVLAAISEADVGKIRAGMPAEFTVAAYPGEPFLGKVRQLRNAARTEQNVVTYDAVIDVDNAAFKLRPGMTANVAFTWAAQKEALRVPNAALRFSPAGEERGEGGVRPRRQKLSEDPTRRRVWVLRGGEPVAVPVQTGITDGSQTEIVSGDLQAGDAVVTEAAGDGAAGGGAGRARSGGPRMRF
- a CDS encoding zinc-dependent alcohol dehydrogenase family protein, encoding MRAAVLHGPMDLRIEEVPDATLKAPTDVLLRVTHACICGSDLWPYRHGGRPAGSRMGHELLGRVEAVGSEVRHFAVGDWAIAPFTYSDGTCDFCHDGLTTSCRHGGFWGGLEQDGGQGEAVRVPLADGTLLKLPPEVVHDDALLRALLPLTDVMGTGHHAARMAGVGPGSTVAVVGDGAVGLCGVLAARRLGAERIIMLGRNPERLAIARRFGATDEVTVRGEDAAQAVQELTNGGARHVLECVGTSESMRTAIGAARPGGTVGYVGVPHGEAPGLLGLFSANIGLRGGIAPVRAYMPELLADVLAGQLDPGPVLDMVVDLAGVPEGYRAMDERRAIKVLVQVSAG
- a CDS encoding alpha/beta hydrolase-fold protein; protein product: MQLELSGLKTLVMAEQAPPDAPLLVAMHGIGADEGDLVPLYAPWATRAVLVFPRAPHPYPPGHAWYALHRPGHPVADSFRATQQRLSEWLAALRALPGMATRPVYLSGFSQGAFVALSYGLHHPQEVAGVLAFSGLLPRGLPADWPSPPPEARALPVFLTLGMLDPLFPTAWLEESVAQLRAWGLNPTVVPHPGGHEIPPLAQAAAQAWLAGRLAVSPEAPVRS
- a CDS encoding alpha-amylase family glycosyl hydrolase — its product is MSADWAHDAIVYHLYPLGALGAPPRQDLRRAPVNRLVQLRDWIPHWQALGVNTLYLGPLFESSTHGYDTIDYFRVDRRLGDNAALAELVRELHAAGFRVLLDAVLNHVGRGHAAFRDLQAHGARSAFAPWFKGLRFDRGNPAGDAFDYDTWAGHHDLVKLDLTQPAVRDHLFEAVTFWIRTFDIDGLRLDAADVMDLDFLRDLAAHCKALRPDFWLMGEVVHGDYSQWANPQALDATTNYEAYDGLHKAHNARDYGRIAHALERQFGPSGVYRGLPLYSFADNHDVDRIASLLKRPAHLFPLHVLLFTMPGVPSVYYGSEWALPGKKGKHTDAPLRPALQPPQAGDARQNHELARAIARLTRLRGQVPALRRGDYRSLAATPEQLVFERRYGTSAARVAVNASERPVTLTLEPLDGHEGHWVDLLNPGERFPVRRDRPAAATLYPTWGRVLVFEPARVG